GGATAGGTCTTAGAATTCGATTGTACAACTGGGCTTTCAACTGTTTCATTATGTATTTATGTTTCATAGAAACACAAGCTTGATTTAGTTTTTCTGTTTTGGCAAAAAAGTGTTGGGGCAGGCATACTCTTTGGCAAAATTTGGTTGAGCGTTGGCTTTGCGGGTTTTGCCAATGTATATGACTGCGAAGCGTCTGGATTATACATAAACTAATTCTTCCTTTTCAATCTTTTGTTTTGCATTTGATAATATTTCCTTAATGTCTTGGCTTTTTATATTTCCAATTGCTCTTTCAGGATAATCTTCATAAAACATGTCTAAACAACTACTTATGTAGCCATCATGACTTATTCTGATTGCTTGTGTAAATGTATTATCATAAGGAAGATAATTCAAATAAACTGTATTGGTATTAAAATGATATTTATTAAAAATGACACAATAATTATCAATCAGCAATTTGTCTTCATTAATAATATTTCTCTTTTTTAATTCTGACATAATCGGACTTGTAGTAGTGAAATCATTTTTTATATAAAGATTAAGATTTCTAAATTTATCGAAATCTATAAGTTTGTTATCTAATAGACTTTGAACTAAATCTACTACATCAGTATCAGAAAGATATAATTCATCATTTTTATTTAATGTAACATAAGGTGAAATAAGGAAATTATTTATTCCTAAATTAGAAATAGTTTCAATAACGAAAGGTAATGTTTCTTTGTTCAATTTGTTTAGAGTGAAGCTAATGAAAATCTTTGATGCAAGTTTTGTTTTGCTTAAAACTATTAGCTTTGAAATCAGTTTTTCATAATTACCTTCGCCCCTTATGTAATCGTGTGCAGTTTTATCTCCGTCAAGACTTATATCAATATAATCTGGTTCAATAGAATTTAATTCATTGATTATTGATTTATCAAAGAGTAAGCCGTTTGTAACAAAACCAAATCTAATTTTCTCGTCTATATTCCTTTTAAATTTAAAATAATGAAGTAACTCTATGGTTAAGTTCCAATTTAATAATGGTTCTTTTCCAACATTACCGAATGTTTTTGCCCCTGATTTAATAAGTGAATCAAATAAATTTTTCCACTCTGAAAAATTAAGTAAGTTTTTGTTATTTTGATAACCTACATAGCAATGTTTACATTTAAGATTGCATATATTGTTAACAAAATAAGATACTTCTAAAGGAATATTTTTCTTAATATAAATATCCTTATCCAAATTCTGGACATTGAGATTACTAAAATTATTTGTAATTCCACCATTACTTCCTGAAAATCCAATAGCCATAATATTAATTTTTTATTAATGTTTTTAATTCTTCTTTGTTTTCAAGTTCATTATCCGAGATATAATTAAAAAATTGAACTGTTTTTCTTTTTAGTAGAGAATTTTTTTCGGATTTAACAGAACTTTGGTAGTTGTTATATTCATTCTCGTCAAAAAGGAAATATGTCAATACTTTTTTAGAATCTTCATATAGTTTAAAAAATGCATCATCTGGTTTCTTTATGGATATCAAATAAATACTTTTTGATGGCTTAATCATTCTTCTCATAACGTTTATTTGGTATAATAAATAATTAACATTAACATCATCAAAACTGAACCCTATGAACAAAAAGTCATTTAAAAGTAAATCATTCTGGAATATTATATCTAATGCATTAAAGGTATTCATTCTATGGAAGTAATCGTATTCAGATGCAATAATCGAATTAGAATCTTTAAAATGGCCATGTAACTTCACTATTGATTTTTTCTTTTCATGTTGAGATTTAAGAAAATTTTCTTCATATTCTTTTTTTAAATCTTCAAGTTGAGCAACAGAATAATATAAATTATATCGGTCTTTACCAAGAATGTTTTCACAAGTCTGTTCTAAAGTATCATCCCAATTTGTTGTATAAATCATATCAATATTATTTAATAAAATTAGTGCAATTTGAGCCTGCCAAGTATTTTTATCAAATTTTTTATTGAAAATATTAACTAATTCATCTTTAATAAAATTTTTACCCCTAGTTAAATAATCTGTTTCACTTTTAAATTTATCAGTAATGATTTTTTTCATCATAAAGTATTCAACTGATTGCAAATAATTATCTCCGACAATACTTTTAATATATTTTTTATCTTCACCTATTTTTTTAGATAGATGTTTAATAAATTCTTTCCAATCTGGAAAACCACCAATATTTTTAGAAAAACCAGAACCTATAAATGGGATAATTCTTTTATTTAAATACGATTTTTTAATTTGTTCAAGTACTAGTTTGTTATTATTTTCCATTTAACATCATTTTTAATTGAATTGTAATACTAAATAATAAAATTATTATTAATGTCGGGATTACCCATATCCACCAAGCTGAAAACATGAATGACAAACCATCAAAAAGCATTCTACCAAGACTTGTATATGGTTCCTTAATACCTAATCCAAGAAAATTTAATGCAAGGTTCATCATAATAATTTCAGGTATTCTTGCAAAGGTATAATTATTATATTTTTTAAAAATAAATGGTATTAAATGGAAACGTAAAATTGTAGCATTTGACATACCATAACTTTTCTTTGCAATTAAAAACTCTTCATTTCTGGCTGATTGCAATTGATTGTAAACAAATAATGCTTGTGTCGGGATTATTGAAATAGATAGAATTAAAACAGAATTAATAAATCCTGCACCAAAAATTATTAATAGAAACAAGGCAATCAATAATATGGGTAATGTAGCCATATAATGGATAAAATTCAGAAAAAACTCTTGAAATACTTTCCGATTTATGACATAAGTCACGCTACCAAATAATATTCCCATAAACCAAATAATAATTAATACTATTAGTAGTGTAAGTATTTCAAAACCTAATGCTTCAACTGATTTCATAAACACATCTGTT
This region of Bacteroidales bacterium genomic DNA includes:
- a CDS encoding SIR2 family protein; translation: MENNNKLVLEQIKKSYLNKRIIPFIGSGFSKNIGGFPDWKEFIKHLSKKIGEDKKYIKSIVGDNYLQSVEYFMMKKIITDKFKSETDYLTRGKNFIKDELVNIFNKKFDKNTWQAQIALILLNNIDMIYTTNWDDTLEQTCENILGKDRYNLYYSVAQLEDLKKEYEENFLKSQHEKKKSIVKLHGHFKDSNSIIASEYDYFHRMNTFNALDIIFQNDLLLNDFLFIGFSFDDVNVNYLLYQINVMRRMIKPSKSIYLISIKKPDDAFFKLYEDSKKVLTYFLFDENEYNNYQSSVKSEKNSLLKRKTVQFFNYISDNELENKEELKTLIKN
- a CDS encoding ABC transporter permease subunit, producing the protein MRKLRHIVLFAFLFAVIIAIYYLFILPVSQGNVSLSSPELRHWFGTDINGTDVFMKSVEALGFEILTLLIVLIIIWFMGILFGSVTYVINRKVFQEFFLNFIHYMATLPILLIALFLLIIFGAGFINSVLILSISIIPTQALFVYNQLQSARNEEFLIAKKSYGMSNATILRFHLIPFIFKKYNNYTFARIPEIIMMNLALNFLGLGIKEPYTSLGRMLFDGLSFMFSAWWIWVIPTLIIILLFSITIQLKMMLNGK
- a CDS encoding radical SAM protein; this encodes MAIGFSGSNGGITNNFSNLNVQNLDKDIYIKKNIPLEVSYFVNNICNLKCKHCYVGYQNNKNLLNFSEWKNLFDSLIKSGAKTFGNVGKEPLLNWNLTIELLHYFKFKRNIDEKIRFGFVTNGLLFDKSIINELNSIEPDYIDISLDGDKTAHDYIRGEGNYEKLISKLIVLSKTKLASKIFISFTLNKLNKETLPFVIETISNLGINNFLISPYVTLNKNDELYLSDTDVVDLVQSLLDNKLIDFDKFRNLNLYIKNDFTTTSPIMSELKKRNIINEDKLLIDNYCVIFNKYHFNTNTVYLNYLPYDNTFTQAIRISHDGYISSCLDMFYEDYPERAIGNIKSQDIKEILSNAKQKIEKEELVYV